The DNA region AAAACAAAATAAAACGTCAGCGCAATCTGCGGATAAACCCTATATAATGTCCCGCATGATAAGAATCCGCGTCCCCGCCACATCCGCAAACCTAGGTCCGGGCTTCGACTGCCTTGGGCTTGCGCTGGATGTGTGGAACGAGATCGCGTTCGAGCCGTCGGAAAAAATGGGGCATCATGTGACGGGCGAGGGCGCGGACAAATTGAACAAAGGCTCGCGGAATTTGCTGACGAAGGCGTACATGCGTTTGTATGAAATTTGCGGGCGCAGGTTCGATGCGGTGAGCATCGAGGCGCACAATACGATCCCGATGAGCAGCGGATTGGGGTCAAGCGCGGCGGCAATTGTGGCGGGGTTGTTCGGTGCAAATGAGATGCTTGGAAAACCCGTGGACACGCAGACGCTGCTGAAACTCGCCACGGAGATGGAGGGACATCCTGATAATGCTGCGCCTGCCCTGTTCGGCGGGTTGGTCGTTTCGGTGATGAAACAGGACGAGATCATCACGCGACGATATGAGATCCCCGAACTGAAGGTGGTGATCGTCAAGCCGGATGTGGAATGGCTGACAAAGACTGCGCGCGCGGTGCTGCCAAGATCGGTCTCCCGCGCGGATGCGATCCATAACATCGGGCGGACGGCGCTGGTGGTGGATGCGCTGCGCGGCGGCGACCTGGACCTGCTACAACAAGTGATGGAGGACCGCATCCATCAGCCGTATCGCCTGCGGCATATCTCAGGCGGGATGACGGCGTATAAATGCGCGCGTCAGTTCGGCGCGGCAGCGCTCTCGGGTGCGGGACCATCCATTATCGTATTTGTCCCGAAGGAAGACGCGGAGCGGGCACAAGCATACATACAAGCCGTTTTCGAGGAGCGGGGGATCGCTACGAAGGGCATCATCACCAAGCCAAGTAAAATCGGCGCGTATCGCGTTTAGTACAACAACAAGCGGACCGTACAGTCCGCTTGTTGTTGTGAAGCCATCTATTTTTTCTTTGTCTTCGGTTTGCTTTTGGTGCGCGGCTTCCTGACAGCGGGAACCTTGACAGGGATGTGGGCGAGTTCCTTCGCTTCCGGCGTGTACGGAACGTGCAGGGTGACCGGTTCCGCGCCTTTGCCGCGAATGCGCAGGTTGACCATTTCGACAAAGATGGAGAAGCCCATTGCGAAATAAATATAACCTTTCGGGATGTGCTGGTGCAAGCCTTCCACAACGAGCGTGAAACCGATCAGCAGCAGGAAACTGAGCGCAAGGATCTTGACGGTGGGGTGGCGTTCGACGAAGTTGCCGATGGGTCCCGCCGTGAAGACCATTACAATGGCGGATACCAGAACGGCAGCAACCATGATCTCGATGTGCTGGACCATGCCAACGGCGGTGATGACCGAATCAAGCGAGAAGACGATATCCAGCAGCATGATCTGAATAATGACACTGGCAAAGGTGGAAGCGACCCTGGCGGAGGAATGCCCGGTGTGCCCTTCCAATTTGTCGTGGATCTCATAGGTGCTTTTGCCGAGCAGGAAGAGTCCGCCGACCAGCAGGATCACGTCACGACCCGAGATGCCGAGTTGTTCGCCGCCAAACCAGGGCAGGAAGAAGAAGGGCTCTTCGAGGCTGATGATCCATGAAAGGGAAAGCAATAGCAAAATACGGGTGATGACCGCCATGGCGATGCCGGTGGTGCGGGCGCGCTGTTGGTCCTGCTGGGGGAGTTTGCCCGCCAGGATGGAGATGAAAATGACGTTGTCCACGCCGAGCACGAGTTCGAGCGCGACGAGGGTAAGGAACGCAATGAGCGTTTCAGGGGTGAAGAGCCAGCTGAAGTCCATAGATGGATGCTCCTGTTAGAGAATGAGAGAATTTTAATGTAAACTATGCGGTTTGAGTATGGGAGGTTTGGGTGAGAGTTGGTCGGGGTGGTCGCTTGGTCGGGGAGGTGGAAAGTGGAGAGTGGAAAGTTTGAAGGTTGAAAGGTTGGAAAGTGGGAAGTGAAGATTTGTGCGATGTTTTTTTGTTGACCGGCAGATGGGGCAGAATCAGGTGTCGGTTATGTGTCGAGCCGGTCTTTGCGGACATCTGTGTGAATAAGCGTATGCACTGCTTCACCTACACTCCAAACGCAAAGTGGATGTACAATGGGGGTTGTTCGCTCTGGTACACAATATCGGCAAGATCCTCGTGTTCGGGGACCTGAGCTAACCCCATCCAGACCCTGGAGACCTGGCTCAATGCCTTCGGACTGAATCATCTGCCCCTGGGGACTCTTCCTCACCGCTGTAAATTTGGTTTTTCGACAGTCTCGTTAGGCGTCTCCTTTCATGTATACTGGACTTGGTGTACCGAAATGAAGCTTGACTGGAGTAGAGTCAAAAAGCAGACGCTCTGGAGCTACGAAGATTTGATTAAGAAGCTTCAGGGGGTCTTGGCCTACGAGTTCGTACAGGAACATTACGATCATACGATGAAGCAGGCCCAGCGCTACGCGAGAAAAGTACGCGGTGGGTATTTGCAAAATCAGGGAAACACAACGGCCTATATCGACGCCATGATGGCCAATCTCGAAAAACTGGAAACGTTGCGGCATGGCAGGTACTCCCACCTTATCGCTCAGGTCGCAACACGTGAGCAGTGTTTGGCATTTATCCAGCGAACAGGCTTTGATTTTGACAGTCTAATACAGACGCTCA from Anaerolineales bacterium includes:
- a CDS encoding TerC family protein, whose amino-acid sequence is MDFSWLFTPETLIAFLTLVALELVLGVDNVIFISILAGKLPQQDQQRARTTGIAMAVITRILLLLSLSWIISLEEPFFFLPWFGGEQLGISGRDVILLVGGLFLLGKSTYEIHDKLEGHTGHSSARVASTFASVIIQIMLLDIVFSLDSVITAVGMVQHIEIMVAAVLVSAIVMVFTAGPIGNFVERHPTVKILALSFLLLIGFTLVVEGLHQHIPKGYIYFAMGFSIFVEMVNLRIRGKGAEPVTLHVPYTPEAKELAHIPVKVPAVRKPRTKSKPKTKKK
- the thrB gene encoding homoserine kinase produces the protein MSRMIRIRVPATSANLGPGFDCLGLALDVWNEIAFEPSEKMGHHVTGEGADKLNKGSRNLLTKAYMRLYEICGRRFDAVSIEAHNTIPMSSGLGSSAAAIVAGLFGANEMLGKPVDTQTLLKLATEMEGHPDNAAPALFGGLVVSVMKQDEIITRRYEIPELKVVIVKPDVEWLTKTARAVLPRSVSRADAIHNIGRTALVVDALRGGDLDLLQQVMEDRIHQPYRLRHISGGMTAYKCARQFGAAALSGAGPSIIVFVPKEDAERAQAYIQAVFEERGIATKGIITKPSKIGAYRV